In the Deferribacter desulfuricans SSM1 genome, TCTTTCAACCCCATAATTAGTTGCCAGTCTAATCAAATTTGTGGTATTTACAGTATTATTCATATAATATTTGAGAGGATTTTCCACACTTTCTGGCACAATAATGCTTGCTGCAAAATGTATTATTGCATCAAAAGAATATGATTTAAAAATCCCCTCTACTAAACTAAAATTGGATAAATCAGCTTCAATTATTTTTAATCTACCATTCACATCAATTTTTTTCAAAGTATCAACATTCTTTCTGCTACCTGTAGAAAAATTATCAAGAATAACAACATTATCAGATCTTTTCTCAAGAATCTCCTTTACTACATGACTACCAATATAACCAGCTCCACCAGTAACAAGAATATTCATAAGCCCCCCTTAACTATAAATATAGAAATTAATATTATAAATTAATCTTTATTACAAGAACAACTACCACCTGTATGAGAACAACACCCATCCTTATTTTTGTTCTTCATAAACAATATAAAAATAAAAAATACAAATGTCACAATCACTACAAATATTATAAAATCGATCACATTACCCTCCAAAATCATCAAAAAGGATATTTTCTCTTTCAACTCCCAGAGAATCAAGCATCTTTAATACTGCTTCAATCATAACAGGTGGGCCGCACAAATAATATTCACAATCTTCAGGTGCAGGATGATTTTTTAAATAATTTTCATAGACAACCTCATGTATATATCCTGTAAACCCATCCCAGTTATCCTCAGGTTGAGGATCTGATAATGCTATAAACCAT is a window encoding:
- a CDS encoding FeoB-associated Cys-rich membrane protein, yielding MIDFIIFVVIVTFVFFIFILFMKNKNKDGCCSHTGGSCSCNKD